The following is a genomic window from Actinomadura sp. WMMB 499.
CTCCGCCGCGCCCACCGGCGCACCGAACAGCACCGTGCGGCGCACCGCCGCCGCGCCCGACTGGTGCGCCATCCGGAACAGCGCCATCCCCGGCCAGGTCGCCGCCCCGGCGGTGCCCGCGACCAGCCGCGCGTCCGGCTCCGCGATCCGGACGTCGGCCACCAGCAGCGCGTCCAGCGCCGGGCCGCCGACGTTCCCGGCCGCCACCGCCACCGTCACCGCCGGGAGCCGCTCCAGCCTGCGCAGCGTCCGCTCCCACTTCGTGACCAGCGAGGTCGTCAGCCCGTCCCGCGAGGGGCCGGGCGCGCCGCCCGCCGCCAGCACCACCAGGCCGGGCCCGCCGGGGCCCTCCACCAGGTCGCACAGCTCGCTCAGTTCCCGGACGACCGCCGGCGACAGCGGCGCCGCGCCGTCGATCCGCACCGCCGCCCGGGCCGTTCCCGTCGCCTGCGTCATGCCCGCTCCCGTCGTCGTCGCCACCCGTGTCACCACCGCACCAGCGCGGTCTCGATCGTCGAGCCCGGCCCCATCGTCATCAGGACGCCGTAGTCGCCCGGTTCGACCGCGTTCTCCTCCACGAGCCGCTCGTAGGAGAACAGGAACGAGCCGCTGGACACGTTCCCGTAGTCGCGCAGCACGCCCGTCGTGTGCCGGACGTCGTGCCGGTTCAGCCCCAGGTTCACGACGACCGCGTCGATCACCTTCTTGCCGCCCGAGTGGACGAGCCAGTGCCGGACGTCGCCGCGCCGCAGGCCCGTCCCGTCCAGCAGCCGGTCCACCGCGACCTCGGCGTTCGCGCCGACCACGTACGGGATCTGCGGGTCGAGGAAGAAGCTGAAGCGGCCCTGGTCGCGGTCCCAGTCGTAGCGCATCGCGTCGAGCGCCTCCGGAATGAGGGTGCTGGCGAACCGCAGCACGCGCGGCCCCGGCGCCCGTCCGGCACCGCCACCCCCCGCGGGCGGCCCCGCGGGCGACCCGGCCCCGGCGTCCGGCTCGGCGACGAGCGCGACGGCCGCGGCACCGTCCCCGAACAGGCTGTTCACGACCGCCGTGCGCATCGTGCCGTCCAGCGCGTACGCCGCCGAGCACGCCTCGGTGCACAGCACCACCGCCGGCTCGCCCGGATGCGCCGTCGCCCACCCCGACACCACGCCCAGCGCGTTCAGGCCCGCGTTGCAGCCCATCCCGACGATGTCGGACCGGCTGCAGTGCCGGTCGATGCCCAGCGCGCGGATGATCAGCGCGCTGAGCCCCGGGGTGAGGAACCCCGTCGACGTCACGCAGCACAGGTGCCGCAGGTCCGACACCTGCATGTCCGCCTGCTTCAGGCAGCTCTCCAGCGCCCGCACGCCCATCTCGACGGCCAGCCGCTTGTGCTTGTCGAGAAGGTCGCCCTGCGGCTCGGACTCCCGCCGCCCGCCCGCACCCGGCGGCGGCAGCGCCAGGTACCGGCTCTCGATCGCGCTGTTCAGGAACACCGAGCGCACCTTCGGGTCGGTGACGCCGATCTCCTCCAGCACCTCACGCTGGGAGTAGGACGTGGCGCCGCCGGCCGTCCCGACCCCCACGATCCGCGGGACGAACGGGTTCGGCGCGGCGACGTCGGGGCGCGGCGCCTCGGTGCGTAAGTCGTCCCGGGATAATTCCATGTCCATGGTCATCGGAAGGTCCATCCCCACATTCTTGGTCTGCTGCGAAAATCTCCGCGTTGCGGCCCGGACAATTTCGACCCTTCTCTCGCGTTCCTCACAGGGGCACGTTTCCGTGCTTGCGCTGCGGCCCGGCCCGCCGTTTCGTGCGGAGCATCGCCAGGCCGCGCGCCACCTCGATGCGCGTCCGCACCGGATCGATGACGTCGTCCACCAGGCCCCGCTCCGCCGAGTAGTACGGGTGCACGAGCCGCCGCGTGTAGTCGCCGACCAGTTCGGCGCGGAGCCGTTCCGGGTCGGGCGCCGCGGCCAGCGCGCGGCGGTGGATCACGTTCACCGCGCCCGCCGCGCCCATCACCGCGACCTCGTTGCCCGGCCACGCCAGCGACAGGTCCGCGCCGACCGACCGGGAGTCCATCACGATGTACGCGCCGCCGTACGCCTTCCGCACGATCACCTGCACGCGCGGGACGGTCGCCTCGCAGTAGGCGTACAGCAGCTTCGCGCCGTGCCGGATCACCCCCGCGTGCTCCTGCTCCACGCCGGGCAGGAACCCCGGGACGTCCACCAGCGTGACCAGCGGGATCCCGAACGCGTCACAGAACCGGACGAACCGCGCGGCCTTCTGCGCCGCGTCGGCGTCCAGCACCCCGGCCATCGCCATCGGCTGGTTGCCCACCAGGCCGACGGCCTCGCCGTCGATCCGCGCCAGCGCGCAGATCACGTTCGTCGCCCACCCCTCGTGCAGTTCCAGCGCCGTGCCCTCGTCCACCACCTCGTCGATCACCAGCCGCATGTCGTACGGCCGTGCCGGATCGACCGGCACGATCTCCGCCAGCGCCGGGCGCTCCTCGCGCTGCGCGCCCGTCCCGGGCGTCGCGGGCGCGGGTTCGAGGTTGTTGGCGGGCAGCAGCGACACCAGGTACCGGACGTCCTCCAGGCATGACGCCTCGTCGTCGTACACGAACGTCGCGACGCCCGACGTGGAGCCGTGCACCCGCGCGCCGCCCAGCTCCGCGTGCGTCACCCGCCGCCCGGTCACCGCCTCGACCACGTCCGGCCCCGTCAGGTACAGCTGGGCGGCGTCCCCCACCATGAACGTGAAGTCGGTCAGCGCGGGCGAGTACGCCGCACCGCCCGCGCACGGCCCGCACACCACGCTGATCTGCGGGATCACACCGGACGCCTGCACGTTGCGGAAGAAGATCCCGCCGAACCCGTCGAGGGCCGTCACCCCCTCCTGGATCCGTGCCCCACCGCTGTCGTTCAGCCCGATCAGCGGGGCGCCCGCCGCCAGCGCGAGGTCCATGACCCGGTGGATCTTCGCCGCGTGCGCCGCACCGAGCGACCCGCCCGCGATCGTGAAGTCCTGCGCGTACACGAACACCCGGCGCCCGTAGATCTCCCCGGACCCGGTGACGACGCCGTCCGTGTGCGGCCGCCGCTCGTCCGGCCCGCCGTCCGGCCTCCGGTAGAGCCCGACCTCGGTGAAGGACCCCTCGTCCAGCAGCATCGCCAGCCGCTCGCGCGCCGTGAGCTTCCCGAGCGCGTGCTGCCGCTCCACCGCGGCCGGGTTCCCCGCGACGATCCCGGCCCGCAGCTCCGCGGCCCGCCGCCGCAAGCCGTCCATGGACCCCGCCGCCACCCCGTCGGCCGCCCCGGACGCGACGCGGTTCACGGCGCCGTTCGCGACCCCGTTCGCGACCCCGTTCGGAGGCGCTCCCGCCACGCCGCCGGACGCGGTGGCGGGCGCGCCGCCGGACGCACCTCCGGGCGCGGTGGCGGGCGCGGTGGCGGGCGCGGTCTCGTAGGCGCGGGGCGTGGTCTCGGGGGCGGGGACCGGAGGGACGGCGTGGTCGTTCGCGGTGGTCATCGGGCCTCCCGCCGGCTGCGGACGCTCTCGGACTCGATGAACCGGACGAGGCGGGCGATCCCCTCATCGATCTCCGCTGGGGCCAGGTAACTCGTCGACAGGCGGAGCCGGTCGAGGCCGCCGCCCTCGGGATGGAACTGGGTCATCGGGGTCCAGATGACGCCGAAGTCGCGGGCGGAGCGGGCCAGCGCGGCGTCGTCGGCGTCGAAGGGGACCTGGACGGTCAGGAAGAAACCCCCGGACGGGGCGGTCCACCGGACGCCCAGCGCGGCGCGGCGGGCGGCGGGGAGCTCGCGGTCGAGACGGTCCAGGGTGGCCCGCATGGCGCGGCCGTAGTACTCGGCGGCCTCGGCGTTCAGCCGGGAGACGCGGCCGTCCGCCGCGAGCAGCGCGCCCGCCACGGCGGCCTGGCTCAGCGACGGGGTGTTGACCGTCACCATGCTCTTGATCTTGGCGAGCTCGGCGGCCAGCGGCGCGGCGCGGCCGGTGCCGTCGGCGACGGTCTGGTCGGCGACGGCGAAGCCCACGCGGGCCCCCGGGAACAGGGTCTTGGAGAACGAGCCGACGTGCACGACGCGCCGGTCGCGGTCGAGGGACTTCAGCGTGGGCAGCGGACGGCCGGGGCTCACCAGCCGGTACGGGGTGTCCTCGATGATCAGCATGTCGTGGTGGGCCGCGAGGTCGAGCAGGGCCCGGCGGGCCGGCAGGTCGACGGTGGCGCCGGACGGGTTGGAGTGGTCGGGCACCACGTAGAACGCCCGGGGGCGGCGCCCGGCGGCGCGCTCGGCCAGGATCGCGGCCTCGAGCGCGGCGGGGCGCGGGCCGTCCGGTCCCTCGGGGACGGCGGTCACCGGGACGCCGAGAATCCGCGCCGCGCCGGTGAAGCCCACGTAGCAGGGGGTGGACGCGAGCACGGAGTCGCGCGGCCCCGCGGCGAGCGCCCGCAGCACGAGGAGCATCGCCTCCTGGGCTCCGACCGTCACCACGATCGCCTCGGGCGGGACGTCGATGCCCTCGTCCGCACGCAGCGAATCGGCGATCACGTCCCGGATCCGCCCCGCGGTGGGACCGTACTGGAAGAGCTCGGTGCGCAGGTCGTCCGGGGTCGCGCCCGTACCGGCCCGGTGGTCGAGGTAGCGCCGGACGTACTCGAAGATCTGCTCGTTGTCGAAGAACCCGTCGTAGGGGCGGCCGGGGGCGAAGGAGATCGCGTCGGGGTGGCGGAAGGTGATCTCGTTGAGGAAGTTCATCGCGTCGAGCACCGGGTCGGCCAGGCTCGGGTGCAGTTCCGCCACGTGCAGGTCGGCTCCGGACCGGTTCGCGGCGGGCGGCGCCGCCTGCTCGACCCGGACGCACGAGGCGTCCACGTCGGAGATCGTCGCGGCGCCGGCGAACGCCATCGCGGCGCGCAGTTCCGCGACGATCCGGGCGGTGTCGGCGGCCGGGTCGAGGACGACCGCGTCGGCGCCGAGGGCGAGCGCGGCAAGGACGTCGGCCCCCAGTTCGGCACCGCCGTCGAGCAGGATCGGGCAACGGCGCGCGACGGCGGTGGCGACCCGCGGCAGGGCGTCGAGCGCGGCGCTCCCGGCGGAGCCGGCGACGATCAGCCCGGCCGCGCCCCGCTCGACCGCCCGCACGGCCTCCGCGGGGGTGCCGACCTGGGCGAACTCGACGGTTCCGGCCTCGAGTGCGGGTTCGTCGGGGTGGCCGCGCCGGATCTGGACGGGCCTGTCGGTCGTCTCGGCGACGAGCAGTGCACCGTCCGGACCGGCGATCGGCGCGGTCCAGGTACGGCCGAGGATCTTCACCGCGGTGTCGGGCGGGCCGGTGGGCGGGCGGCGGCCCGGCCGCAGCCCGACGGCTGCGAAGGCGGCCCGGTCGATAGCGCCTTTCATAACGCTTCGCTCCCGGCGGGAGCGTGCGCCGTGATGGTGTGTGCTAGCACGTCGAACCCCAAACGGAATTGGATGTCGTGGCTTCCCGGCGCGGCAAGGATTACATGGACGCATGGCAGCGACAAGGGCGCCAAAAAAGGGTGTCCAACCGAAAGAATTGCGCGGTTGGACAGGCCCGCGCCGCTCCGGGCCACCGTCCCCGGATCACCTGCCGGGGCAGGCGCCCGGCCCGGTACCCCCGATCGGATTCGAACCGACACCACAACCCTTTTAAGGGGTTTGCCTCTACCAATTGGGCTACGAGGGCAAATGAATGCTAGCCGGTGCGCGCGAACGGGTCATGCGTCCAGCGCCGCGGGCCGGCGAGCGCGTTATCAGGCGAGAAAGCCGCGCAGCGGAATTCCGGCCAGGTCCAGCGGGAGGTCGGTCCGGCGGTTGATCCGCAGCTTGCGGTAGACGCGGGTCAGGTGCTGCTCGACCGTGCTGGTGGTGACGTGCAGGCGCTTCGCGATCTGCCGGTTGCTCCAGCCCTCCGCGGCGAGCGCCGCGACCCGTCGTTCCGCGTCGCTCAGCTCGGTGAACCGGTCGGCACCGGGCGCCGGCGTTCCGGCGCGTTCGGCCGGGGCGCCCGGGCCCAGGTGGCGGCCGATCCCGGCCGCCCCGCACTCGGCGGCCAGCGCGGCGGCCCGCCGCTCCAGCTCGCGGGCGCGATGCGGCCGCTCGGTCCGGTGGCACGCGGCGAGACCGGCCAGCACCCGCGCCAACTCCAGCCGGTCCCCGGCGCGTTCCGCCGCCCGCGCCGCCTGGCGGAGGGTGCGCGTCCGCTCGTCCGGGACGGCCGCGGCCAGCACGCGCAGCGCCCCGGCGCGGGGCCGCGTGCGGCCGTCCGGCAGGCGCCGGATCTCCTCGCGGACGAGCCGCGCGGCCGGTTCGGCGTCGCCCACCGCCAGGTACGCCCGGGCCAGGTCCGTCCGCCATGGGACGAAACCGGGCAGGTCACAGCCCCACGTCCGCATGAGGTGCCCGCAGAGCCGGAACTCGGCCGCGGCGGTCCGCGCGCGCCCCACCACCAGGTGGTGCTCGCCGCGGGCGCGCAGGAAGGGCAGGACGAACGGGCTGTGCAAGGTCGCGTCGGGGAGCGGCCGGTCCAGCCACCGGCCCGCCGCCACGTGCTCGCCGCGCGCCACGAGCGCCTCGACCAGGACGCCCATCGGGATTCCGGCGAACACCCCGAAGCCGCCGGGCGGCACCAGGTCGAACGCCCCGAGCACGTGCTCGACAACGCCGTTCAGGTCGCCGCGCCTTGACCGGATCAGTGCGCGCGCCACGAGGTACAGCGCCGCCATCAGCGGCGGGGGTTCGGGGTCGGAACGCTCCAGCGCGTCGCACCAGTGCTCGGCTCGCTCGACTTCACCGACATGGACGAGCGCCGCGAGTGCCGCGACGGGTGCGCACGTCCCCGGTGCGGACGCGCGCTCCCCGAGGACGTGCTCGATGTGCGCGACGGCCACCCGGTGCTCGTCCTCGTGCAGGGCCGGATGGGTGAGGAACTCCACGAACGTCCCGAGCAGGGTGTCGTCCTCCGCAACGGCCCTCACCCCCCGTGCGGACGGGAGGTTCTCGGCTGGCACACGCGGCGCGGGGGGCCGCGCCGGGGATCTCTTCACCGCCGAACCACGGGAGGCGCGGGCGCGGGTGGGCGGTGCCGCCGGGCCGGGCCGGGCCGTGCCGGGCGGGGCGGGCTCGGTGCCGTCGCCGGACGGGGCCAGGCCGGGGAACGCGCGGGCGAGGCGGCGTTCCACGGTGCCCGGTGCGGCTCCGGCGCCGTCCAGTTCGCGGGCGTCGTCCACGCGGCCGAGCCACATCGCCCAGGCGGCCAGCCTGCCGGCGGCGTCCGGGGGCAGGTGGCCGGCCCGCAGGGCGGCGGACAGTTCCGGCAGGTGGCGGATCGCGCGTTCCGGGTCGGCCTGCCATTCCGCGCACGCCAGGTCGAACAGGATGGCGGCGCGCTCGGGCTCGCCGGGACGGCCGCGCAGCGCGAGCCGCAACCGCGCGACCGTCTCGGGCCGGCCGGCGGCGCCGGAGATCGGCCCGGACGCCTCCCGTAGCACGGCCAGCGCCCACGGTCCGGGCACCCGGTCCGCGGCGACGAGCCGGTCGGCGATCTCGGCGGCGGGCGCCCCGGCCCGGTGCAGCAGTTCGGCCGCCCGCAGCCGGAGCGCCCGGCGCCGGTCCGCACGCATGCCGCCCAGCACCGCGGCCCGTACGGCCTCGTGCCGGAATCCGCCGCCGGTCGCGGTCGGGCCGGTCGCGGTCGGGCCGGTCGCGGTCAGGCCGGTCGCGGCCAGCACCTCGCCGGTCAGCGCCACCGCCCGCGCGTCCAGCCCGACCAGCTCGCCGGCGCCCGGACCGGACGAGCGGGGCGGCAGCACCGCGAGGCCGCGGGCGAGCGGCATCGCCTCGCACCGCTGCAGGCAGGTGAGGACCGCGCGGCGGAACGCCTCACCGAACACGAGCTCGGGGGGGTGCGCGGCCTCGGACGCCCGGTGGTCCTCGACGAGCGCGTGCACCAGCAGCGGGTTGCCGCCGGTGGCGCGGTGCCACCCGCCCGCCAGCCGACGGACCGTCAGCGGGTCGAAGTGCCCGGACAGGACGGCCGCGACGCCGTCCCGGGTCAGCGTCCGCAGCCGCGCCCGGTGGACGCGCGGGCCCCGCAGGAGCTCGGCGTGCGGCAGGGGGGACGGCGGCGCGGCGCGCACGCACTCGGTGAGGACGAGCATGATCCGCGCGGAGCCCGCCCGGCGGACGAGGTGGTGGAGGAACCGCAGGGAGGCGGGGTCGGCGTGGTGGACGTCGTCGACCGCGATCACCAGCGGCGCGCGGTCCGCGGCCGACAGCAGCAGCGCGCCGAGCCCGCGCAGGACCTCGGCGGGGACGGCCGCGCCGCCGACGGGACCGCCGGACGGGGAGCGGCCGGGGTCCGCCGCCGCGGCGCCCTCCTCCAGCAGCCGTTCCGCCTCCTCGAGCTGCGCGGCGCGCAGCGCGGGCCCGCCGAACAGCCGACCGGCCGCGCTCAGCGGGAACCCGTGGTCGGCGCGGGACGCGGCGGCGGACAGGAAGGTCGCCCCCGCCTCGACCGCCCGCTCGCCGAATTCATGAACGAGCCTCGTTTTACCGGTTCCGGCCGGTCCTTCCACCAGGAATACCGCGCCGTGCCCCGCGCGGCTCCCGGCGAAGACCGCGTCGAGCCGGGACATCTCCTCCGTACGCTCGACAATGGGCATGCGAGCGCTCGCCTCCCCCGAAACTCCGGACAGCGCTAACGGGAGGCCGCCCCCACGGCGGCGGTGGCCATCCCGGGAGCTGCCTCGAGTCACCGGCGAATGACTGGCGGCATGGGTGTGCCCTGGTGGGGCGACGGTTCAATATTCGCACCGGCGTCCAGGCAAGACCAATGACATCATGCATACAATACATTACTTAGAGCCAAGAACCCAGTGCCTACCTGGCCCCTCTCGGATGATCCAAAGTATGGCCGGATCCAGCCAACTCATTAAGCAACCCCGAGCACACTTTCTGCACAGATCAATTCCGCCGATGCACGAACCCGAATACCCGCTGCCCCCTGCGACCGCCCCGCACGCACGCCCCCCGGAATGGGTGCTCCGGCGGTCGCGCCGCTCCGTTACGTCCCTGTGACTCCGTCCGTGGTCTACTCCGCTTCGCGGGCTCACCGCCTGCGTAAACGATGACGAGAGGTGTGTTCGCGCATGGCACAGGGGATCCGGGCGGCCCGCCGGGACGGGCGCCCGAGCGGTCGGGAACGGGAGTCGGCCAGGCTGTCGGACCTCTTCACGGCGTCCCTGGACGGACATCCCGCCATCGCGGTCATCGTCGGCGAGCCGACCATGGGAAAGAGCACGCTGCTGCGCGGATTGACCGATCGGGCCACCGCGTCGGGCGTGCTCGTCCTGTCCGGGGTGCCCTTCCCCGACGATCAGCGGGTCCCGCTTTCTCTGCTCCGCAATATGATCAGCGGAGCGCCTCCAGAGACGGCCCGGGCATTGCGGCCGCTCCTGGAGGAGGCGGTGCACGCCGTACCCGCGGCCGAGTGGAACGTGTCTCCGGAAA
Proteins encoded in this region:
- a CDS encoding LuxR family transcriptional regulator; the protein is MPIVERTEEMSRLDAVFAGSRAGHGAVFLVEGPAGTGKTRLVHEFGERAVEAGATFLSAAASRADHGFPLSAAGRLFGGPALRAAQLEEAERLLEEGAAAADPGRSPSGGPVGGAAVPAEVLRGLGALLLSAADRAPLVIAVDDVHHADPASLRFLHHLVRRAGSARIMLVLTECVRAAPPSPLPHAELLRGPRVHRARLRTLTRDGVAAVLSGHFDPLTVRRLAGGWHRATGGNPLLVHALVEDHRASEAAHPPELVFGEAFRRAVLTCLQRCEAMPLARGLAVLPPRSSGPGAGELVGLDARAVALTGEVLAATGLTATGPTATGPTATGGGFRHEAVRAAVLGGMRADRRRALRLRAAELLHRAGAPAAEIADRLVAADRVPGPWALAVLREASGPISGAAGRPETVARLRLALRGRPGEPERAAILFDLACAEWQADPERAIRHLPELSAALRAGHLPPDAAGRLAAWAMWLGRVDDARELDGAGAAPGTVERRLARAFPGLAPSGDGTEPAPPGTARPGPAAPPTRARASRGSAVKRSPARPPAPRVPAENLPSARGVRAVAEDDTLLGTFVEFLTHPALHEDEHRVAVAHIEHVLGERASAPGTCAPVAALAALVHVGEVERAEHWCDALERSDPEPPPLMAALYLVARALIRSRRGDLNGVVEHVLGAFDLVPPGGFGVFAGIPMGVLVEALVARGEHVAAGRWLDRPLPDATLHSPFVLPFLRARGEHHLVVGRARTAAAEFRLCGHLMRTWGCDLPGFVPWRTDLARAYLAVGDAEPAARLVREEIRRLPDGRTRPRAGALRVLAAAVPDERTRTLRQAARAAERAGDRLELARVLAGLAACHRTERPHRARELERRAAALAAECGAAGIGRHLGPGAPAERAGTPAPGADRFTELSDAERRVAALAAEGWSNRQIAKRLHVTTSTVEQHLTRVYRKLRINRRTDLPLDLAGIPLRGFLA
- the dpgB gene encoding enoyl-CoA-hydratase DpgB codes for the protein MTQATGTARAAVRIDGAAPLSPAVVRELSELCDLVEGPGGPGLVVLAAGGAPGPSRDGLTTSLVTKWERTLRRLERLPAVTVAVAAGNVGGPALDALLVADVRIAEPDARLVAGTAGAATWPGMALFRMAHQSGAAAVRRTVLFGAPVGAAEAVAAGLVDEMTADPDAAVAEAAARFGGFAGPELAIRRQLMFDAVTTGFEDALGAHLAACDRALRLEREAAS
- a CDS encoding acyl-CoA carboxylase subunit beta, producing the protein MDGLRRRAAELRAGIVAGNPAAVERQHALGKLTARERLAMLLDEGSFTEVGLYRRPDGGPDERRPHTDGVVTGSGEIYGRRVFVYAQDFTIAGGSLGAAHAAKIHRVMDLALAAGAPLIGLNDSGGARIQEGVTALDGFGGIFFRNVQASGVIPQISVVCGPCAGGAAYSPALTDFTFMVGDAAQLYLTGPDVVEAVTGRRVTHAELGGARVHGSTSGVATFVYDDEASCLEDVRYLVSLLPANNLEPAPATPGTGAQREERPALAEIVPVDPARPYDMRLVIDEVVDEGTALELHEGWATNVICALARIDGEAVGLVGNQPMAMAGVLDADAAQKAARFVRFCDAFGIPLVTLVDVPGFLPGVEQEHAGVIRHGAKLLYAYCEATVPRVQVIVRKAYGGAYIVMDSRSVGADLSLAWPGNEVAVMGAAGAVNVIHRRALAAAPDPERLRAELVGDYTRRLVHPYYSAERGLVDDVIDPVRTRIEVARGLAMLRTKRRAGPQRKHGNVPL
- a CDS encoding aminotransferase class I/II-fold pyridoxal phosphate-dependent enzyme, whose amino-acid sequence is MKGAIDRAAFAAVGLRPGRRPPTGPPDTAVKILGRTWTAPIAGPDGALLVAETTDRPVQIRRGHPDEPALEAGTVEFAQVGTPAEAVRAVERGAAGLIVAGSAGSAALDALPRVATAVARRCPILLDGGAELGADVLAALALGADAVVLDPAADTARIVAELRAAMAFAGAATISDVDASCVRVEQAAPPAANRSGADLHVAELHPSLADPVLDAMNFLNEITFRHPDAISFAPGRPYDGFFDNEQIFEYVRRYLDHRAGTGATPDDLRTELFQYGPTAGRIRDVIADSLRADEGIDVPPEAIVVTVGAQEAMLLVLRALAAGPRDSVLASTPCYVGFTGAARILGVPVTAVPEGPDGPRPAALEAAILAERAAGRRPRAFYVVPDHSNPSGATVDLPARRALLDLAAHHDMLIIEDTPYRLVSPGRPLPTLKSLDRDRRVVHVGSFSKTLFPGARVGFAVADQTVADGTGRAAPLAAELAKIKSMVTVNTPSLSQAAVAGALLAADGRVSRLNAEAAEYYGRAMRATLDRLDRELPAARRAALGVRWTAPSGGFFLTVQVPFDADDAALARSARDFGVIWTPMTQFHPEGGGLDRLRLSTSYLAPAEIDEGIARLVRFIESESVRSRREAR
- the dpgA gene encoding 3,5-dihydroxyphenylacetyl-CoA synthase DpgA; protein product: MDLPMTMDMELSRDDLRTEAPRPDVAAPNPFVPRIVGVGTAGGATSYSQREVLEEIGVTDPKVRSVFLNSAIESRYLALPPPGAGGRRESEPQGDLLDKHKRLAVEMGVRALESCLKQADMQVSDLRHLCCVTSTGFLTPGLSALIIRALGIDRHCSRSDIVGMGCNAGLNALGVVSGWATAHPGEPAVVLCTEACSAAYALDGTMRTAVVNSLFGDGAAAVALVAEPDAGAGSPAGPPAGGGGAGRAPGPRVLRFASTLIPEALDAMRYDWDRDQGRFSFFLDPQIPYVVGANAEVAVDRLLDGTGLRRGDVRHWLVHSGGKKVIDAVVVNLGLNRHDVRHTTGVLRDYGNVSSGSFLFSYERLVEENAVEPGDYGVLMTMGPGSTIETALVRW